A window of the Pseudomonas furukawaii genome harbors these coding sequences:
- the fadD1 gene encoding long-chain-fatty-acid--CoA ligase FadD1 gives MTDNFWKDKYPAGVPAEIDPDQYPNVQAVLKASCQRFADKPAFSNLGKTLTYGELYRLSGAFAAYLQNHTDLKPGDRIAVQLPNILQYPVVVFGAMRAGLVVVNTNPLYTAREMEHQFNDSGAKALVCLANMAHLAEEVLPKTGVRHVVVTEVGDLLPTFKRLLVNAVIKHVKKMVPPFSLPQAVKLNDALARGRGRAVNEASPQSGDIAVLQYTGGTTGVAKGAMLTHRNLIANMLQCKALMGANLDEGCEILIAPLPLYHIYAFTFHCMAMMLTGNHNVLISNPRDLPAMVKELGKFRFTGFVGLNTLFVALCNNDDFRKLDFSALKLTLSGGMALQLAAAERWKQVTGCPICEGYGMTETSPVVSVNPFQSIQIGTIGIPVPSTQCKVVDDEGRDVGLGAPGELCVKGPQVMKGYWQRQDATDEILDADGWLRTGDIAVIQDDGFMRIVDRKKDMILVSGFNVYPNELEDVLATLPGVLQCAAIGIPDEKSGEAIKIFVVVRPGVSLTKEQVMEHMRGNLTGYKVPRTIEFRDSLPTTNVGKILRRELRDEELKKLKAKQETAKA, from the coding sequence ATGACCGATAACTTCTGGAAGGACAAATACCCAGCGGGCGTTCCTGCCGAGATCGACCCCGACCAGTACCCCAATGTCCAGGCGGTACTGAAGGCGTCCTGCCAACGCTTTGCCGACAAGCCCGCTTTCAGCAACCTGGGCAAGACCCTCACCTACGGTGAGCTCTACCGACTCTCCGGGGCCTTCGCCGCCTACCTGCAGAACCACACCGACCTCAAGCCCGGCGACCGCATCGCCGTGCAGCTGCCGAACATCCTGCAATATCCGGTGGTGGTCTTCGGCGCCATGCGCGCCGGCCTGGTCGTGGTGAACACCAACCCGCTGTACACCGCACGGGAGATGGAGCACCAGTTCAACGACTCCGGTGCCAAGGCCCTGGTCTGCCTGGCCAACATGGCCCACCTGGCCGAGGAAGTGCTGCCGAAGACCGGTGTCCGGCACGTGGTCGTCACCGAAGTGGGCGACCTGCTGCCCACCTTCAAGCGCCTCCTGGTCAACGCCGTGATCAAGCACGTGAAGAAGATGGTGCCGCCCTTCAGCCTGCCCCAGGCGGTCAAGCTCAACGACGCCCTGGCCAGGGGCCGTGGCCGCGCCGTGAACGAGGCCAGCCCGCAGAGCGGCGACATCGCCGTGCTGCAGTACACCGGCGGCACCACCGGCGTGGCCAAGGGCGCGATGCTGACCCATCGCAACCTGATCGCCAACATGCTCCAGTGCAAGGCCCTGATGGGCGCCAACCTGGACGAGGGCTGCGAGATCCTTATCGCGCCGCTGCCGCTCTACCACATCTACGCCTTCACCTTCCATTGCATGGCGATGATGCTGACCGGCAACCACAACGTCCTGATCAGCAACCCCCGCGACCTGCCGGCGATGGTCAAGGAGCTGGGCAAGTTCCGCTTCACCGGCTTCGTCGGCCTGAACACCCTGTTCGTGGCGCTGTGCAATAACGACGACTTCCGCAAGCTGGACTTCTCGGCCCTGAAGCTGACCCTGTCGGGTGGCATGGCCCTGCAGCTGGCCGCCGCCGAACGCTGGAAACAGGTCACCGGCTGCCCCATCTGCGAAGGCTACGGCATGACCGAGACCAGCCCGGTGGTGTCGGTGAACCCCTTCCAGAGCATCCAGATCGGCACCATCGGTATTCCCGTGCCCTCCACCCAGTGCAAGGTGGTGGACGACGAAGGCCGCGACGTCGGTCTCGGCGCGCCGGGCGAACTCTGCGTCAAGGGCCCGCAGGTCATGAAGGGCTACTGGCAGCGCCAGGACGCCACCGACGAGATCCTCGACGCCGATGGCTGGCTGAGGACCGGCGATATCGCGGTGATCCAGGACGATGGCTTCATGCGCATCGTCGACCGGAAGAAGGACATGATCCTGGTGTCCGGCTTCAACGTGTACCCCAACGAGCTGGAAGACGTGCTCGCCACCCTGCCCGGGGTGCTGCAGTGCGCCGCGATCGGCATCCCGGACGAGAAATCCGGCGAGGCCATCAAGATCTTCGTGGTGGTCCGGCCGGGCGTGAGCCTCACCAAGGAGCAGGTGATGGAGCACATGCGCGGCAACCTCACCGGCTACAAGGTGCCCCGTACCATCGAGTTCCGCGACAGCCTGCCGACCACCAACGTCGGCAAGATCCTCCGCCGTGAACTGCGCGACGAGGAACTGAAGAAGCTCAAGGCGAAGCAGGAAACGGCCAAGGCCTGA
- a CDS encoding addiction module protein has translation MSQSSQSLSREARRLSINERVELVEDLLDSLDTPDATLDAQWGEEAEDRLDAYRRGELKALPLAEVLGKYLNN, from the coding sequence ATGAGCCAATCCAGCCAGAGCCTGTCCAGGGAAGCCAGACGGCTTTCCATCAACGAGCGTGTCGAACTGGTGGAAGACCTGTTGGACAGCCTGGACACTCCTGACGCAACCCTCGACGCCCAGTGGGGGGAAGAGGCCGAGGATCGGCTGGATGCATACCGGCGTGGTGAACTCAAGGCACTCCCACTGGCCGAGGTATTGGGCAAGTATCTGAACAATTGA
- the hrpA gene encoding ATP-dependent RNA helicase HrpA, which yields MSEQSPSAEHLLKRLDQAMGADRHRLRRQLHELRKHPDDTRLAQWVERFQASVARVEARRASVPVMRYDDALPIAAKREEIKAALEKHQVLVIAGETGSGKTTQLPKICLEIGRGTHGLIGHTQPRRLAARSVATRVAEEIGSPLGELVGYQVRFEDQSNERSLIKLMTDGILLAETQHDRFLERYDTIIVDEAHERSLNIDFLLGYLKTLLPRRPDLKLIITSATIDLERFSRHFGGAPIIEVSGRTYPVETWYRPLAAEVDEDGEALFDDLSVDQGILRALDEIAAHERGEGKRPGDVLVFLPGEREIRDCAEVLRKTNLRHTEVLPLYARLTPAEQQKIFAPMPGRKIVLSTNVAETSLTVPGIRYVIDSGTARISRYSYRAKVQRLPVEAVSQASANQRKGRCGRVEPGICVRLYSEEDFLARPAFTDPEILRTNLAAVILQMLHLRLGDIEAFPFIEPPDGKAIKDGFTLLQELSAVNREGQLTPIGRQLARLPIDPRLGRMVLEGARQGSLDEVLVIAAALSVQDPRERPMDRQQAADQAHAQWKDVDSDFAALINLWRGFEEQRLALGSNALRNWCRKNFLNYLRLREWRDAHRQLVLIGRELKLFPERGKEAPVGRVERSDTHAVRNDGHRSAQRHPTKSNAAAASGDAASKAEQQQRSIDYAKVHKAILCGLLSQIGQKTEEGDYLGARQRRFWIHPGTAIARKRPQWIMAAELVETTKLFARMVAKIEPDWLEPLAAHLVKKNHLEPHWEKRRGQVVAYEQVSLYGLIVVGRRAVHYGPIDPEVSRELFIREGLVRGEIHSKARCLAANRQLLERLDELEAKARRRDILADEETLFAYYAARLPADIYQTASFEKWYERERAGNPDLLIMREEDVLAREASEVTAAQYPDTLRLGELELPLSYHFEPGHARDGVTLRVPAPLLPQLPAERLEWLVPGLLEAKCVALVRNLPKAIRKNFVPVPDFVKAALARIAFGQGSLPDSLGRELTRMTGVRVSEEAWGEAAAQLEGHLKMNLEVVDARGKFLGEGRELAEVTARFAEASQAALAIPQAKQEQKPVEAKGFAQVAEKTQQKIAGLSMTVYPALVEEGGSVRESRFPTQAEADWQHRRALQRLLLQQLAEPAKYLRGKLPGLTELGLLYRDMGRVDALVEDILLASLDSCILEGEASLPRDGAALASLAERKRGAWAEHAERLARLTLEILKLWHGLQKRFKGRIDLAQAVALNDIKAQLANLVYPGFVRETPAEWFRELPRYLKAVEQRFDKIAAQLQRDRVWSGEIAGYWEQYQTRLAKHAQEGKRDPELVLYRWMLEEYRVSLFAQQLGTKLPVSDKRLSKQWSQVEA from the coding sequence ATGAGCGAGCAATCCCCCAGCGCCGAACACCTCCTGAAACGCCTCGACCAGGCCATGGGCGCCGACCGCCATCGCCTGCGTCGACAGCTCCACGAGCTGCGCAAGCACCCGGACGACACCCGGCTGGCGCAGTGGGTCGAGCGCTTCCAGGCCTCCGTCGCCCGCGTCGAGGCGCGCCGCGCCAGCGTGCCGGTCATGCGTTACGACGACGCCCTGCCGATCGCCGCCAAGCGCGAGGAGATCAAGGCCGCGCTGGAAAAGCATCAGGTGCTGGTGATCGCCGGCGAGACCGGCTCGGGCAAGACCACCCAGCTGCCGAAGATCTGCCTGGAGATCGGTCGCGGCACCCATGGCCTGATCGGCCACACCCAGCCGCGCCGACTGGCGGCCCGCAGCGTGGCGACACGTGTCGCGGAGGAGATCGGCAGCCCCCTGGGCGAGCTGGTGGGCTACCAGGTGCGCTTCGAGGACCAGTCCAACGAACGCAGCCTGATCAAGCTGATGACCGACGGTATCCTGCTGGCCGAAACCCAGCACGACCGCTTCCTCGAACGCTACGACACCATCATCGTCGACGAGGCCCACGAGCGCAGCCTCAACATCGACTTCCTCCTGGGCTACCTGAAGACCCTGCTGCCGCGCCGCCCCGACCTCAAGCTGATCATCACCTCGGCGACCATCGACCTGGAGCGCTTCTCCAGGCATTTCGGCGGGGCGCCCATCATCGAGGTGTCCGGTCGCACCTACCCGGTGGAGACCTGGTACCGGCCGCTGGCCGCCGAGGTGGACGAAGATGGCGAGGCGCTGTTCGACGACCTGTCCGTGGACCAGGGCATCCTTCGCGCCCTGGACGAGATCGCCGCCCATGAGCGCGGCGAGGGCAAGCGCCCGGGCGATGTGCTGGTGTTCCTGCCCGGCGAGCGGGAGATCCGCGACTGCGCCGAGGTGCTGCGCAAGACCAATCTCAGGCACACCGAGGTGCTGCCGCTCTATGCGCGGCTGACGCCGGCGGAGCAGCAGAAGATCTTCGCGCCGATGCCGGGCCGCAAGATCGTCCTGTCCACCAACGTCGCCGAAACCTCGTTGACCGTGCCCGGCATCCGCTACGTGATCGACAGCGGCACCGCGCGCATCAGCCGCTACAGCTACCGCGCCAAGGTCCAGCGGCTGCCGGTGGAGGCCGTGTCCCAGGCCAGCGCCAACCAGCGCAAGGGCCGTTGCGGCCGCGTCGAGCCCGGCATCTGCGTGCGCCTCTACAGCGAGGAGGATTTCCTCGCCCGCCCGGCCTTCACCGACCCCGAGATCCTCCGCACCAACCTGGCTGCGGTGATCCTGCAGATGCTCCACCTGCGCCTCGGCGATATCGAGGCCTTCCCCTTCATCGAGCCGCCGGACGGCAAGGCCATCAAGGATGGCTTCACCCTGCTGCAGGAGCTCTCGGCGGTGAACCGCGAGGGCCAGCTGACGCCCATCGGCCGCCAGCTGGCGCGCCTGCCCATCGACCCGCGCCTGGGCCGCATGGTGCTGGAAGGCGCCCGCCAGGGCAGCCTCGACGAGGTGCTGGTGATCGCCGCCGCGCTGTCCGTGCAGGACCCGCGCGAGCGCCCCATGGACCGCCAGCAGGCGGCCGACCAGGCCCACGCCCAATGGAAGGACGTGGACTCCGACTTCGCCGCCCTGATCAACCTCTGGCGTGGATTCGAGGAGCAGCGCCTGGCCCTGGGCTCCAACGCCCTGCGCAACTGGTGCCGGAAGAACTTCCTCAACTACCTGCGCCTGCGCGAGTGGCGCGATGCCCACCGGCAGCTGGTGCTCATCGGCCGCGAATTGAAGCTCTTCCCCGAACGGGGCAAGGAGGCTCCCGTAGGACGGGTTGAGCGCAGCGATACCCATGCCGTCCGCAACGATGGGCATCGCTCCGCTCAGCGCCATCCTACGAAAAGCAATGCCGCCGCCGCTTCAGGTGATGCCGCCAGCAAGGCCGAACAGCAACAGCGCAGCATCGACTACGCCAAGGTGCACAAGGCCATCCTCTGCGGCCTGCTCAGCCAGATCGGCCAGAAGACCGAGGAGGGCGACTACCTGGGCGCCCGCCAGCGGCGCTTCTGGATCCACCCCGGCACCGCCATCGCCAGGAAGCGCCCGCAGTGGATCATGGCCGCCGAACTGGTGGAAACCACCAAGCTGTTCGCGCGCATGGTGGCGAAGATCGAGCCGGACTGGCTGGAGCCCCTGGCCGCGCACCTGGTGAAGAAGAACCACCTGGAGCCCCACTGGGAAAAACGCCGTGGCCAGGTGGTCGCTTACGAGCAGGTCAGCCTCTACGGCCTGATCGTGGTCGGTCGCCGCGCCGTTCACTACGGTCCGATCGATCCGGAAGTCTCTCGCGAGCTGTTCATCCGCGAGGGCCTGGTGCGAGGGGAGATCCACAGCAAGGCGCGTTGCCTCGCCGCCAACCGCCAGTTGCTGGAGCGGCTCGACGAGCTGGAAGCCAAGGCGCGCCGCCGCGACATCCTCGCCGACGAGGAAACCCTCTTCGCCTACTACGCGGCGCGGCTGCCGGCGGACATCTACCAGACCGCCAGTTTCGAGAAATGGTACGAGCGTGAGCGGGCCGGCAATCCCGACCTGCTGATCATGCGCGAGGAAGACGTGCTGGCCCGTGAGGCGAGCGAAGTCACCGCCGCCCAGTACCCCGACACGCTGCGCCTGGGCGAGCTGGAGCTGCCGCTTTCCTATCACTTCGAACCCGGCCATGCCCGTGACGGCGTCACCCTGCGGGTGCCGGCGCCGCTGCTGCCGCAGCTGCCCGCCGAGCGCCTCGAGTGGCTGGTGCCCGGCCTGCTGGAAGCCAAGTGCGTCGCCCTGGTGCGCAACCTGCCCAAGGCCATTCGCAAGAACTTCGTGCCGGTGCCGGACTTCGTCAAGGCGGCCCTGGCCAGGATCGCCTTCGGCCAGGGCTCCCTGCCCGACTCCCTGGGGCGCGAGCTGACCCGCATGACCGGCGTCCGCGTTTCCGAAGAGGCCTGGGGCGAGGCGGCCGCCCAGTTGGAAGGCCATCTGAAGATGAACCTGGAAGTGGTGGACGCCCGGGGCAAGTTCCTCGGCGAGGGGCGCGAGCTGGCGGAAGTCACCGCCCGTTTCGCCGAGGCCAGCCAGGCCGCCCTGGCCATTCCCCAGGCGAAGCAGGAGCAGAAGCCGGTGGAGGCCAAGGGCTTCGCCCAGGTGGCGGAAAAGACCCAGCAGAAGATCGCCGGGTTGTCCATGACCGTCTACCCGGCGCTGGTGGAGGAGGGCGGCAGCGTCAGGGAAAGCCGCTTCCCGACTCAGGCCGAGGCCGATTGGCAGCATCGCCGGGCCCTGCAACGGCTGTTGCTGCAACAGCTGGCCGAGCCGGCCAAGTACCTGCGCGGCAAGCTGCCGGGGCTGACCGAACTCGGACTGCTGTACCGCGACATGGGCCGCGTCGACGCGCTGGTGGAGGACATCCTCCTGGCCAGCCTGGACAGCTGCATCCTCGAAGGCGAAGCCAGCCTGCCCCGGGACGGCGCCGCCCTCGCTTCCCTGGCCGAGAGGAAGCGCGGCGCCTGGGCCGAGCACGCCGAGCGCCTGGCGCGCCTGACCCTGGAGATCCTCAAGCTCTGGCACGGCCTGCAGAAACGCTTCAAGGGCCGCATCGACCTGGCTCAGGCCGTGGCGCTGAACGACATCAAGGCGCAGCTGGCCAACCTGGTCTATCCGGGCTTCGTCCGCGAAACCCCGGCGGAATGGTTCAGGGAACTGCCGCGCTACCTGAAGGCGGTGGAGCAGCGCTTCGACAAGATCGCCGCGCAACTGCAGCGGGATCGGGTCTGGTCCGGCGAGATCGCCGGCTACTGGGAGCAGTACCAGACGCGCCTGGCCAAGCATGCCCAGGAAGGCAAGCGTGACCCGGAACTGGTGCTCTACCGCTGGATGCTGGAAGAGTACCGGGTGTCCCTCTTCGCCCAGCAACTGGGCACGAAACTGCCGGTGTCCGATAAGCGACTGTCGAAACAGTGGAGCCAGGTGGAAGCATGA
- a CDS encoding DUF3087 domain-containing protein, with protein MTAFEIRPMSPELYRQQTRRIALGCAGLFIALALLLSTAAVTLFGTPGGDNFRWNLAGVLLGLGLTVALVRLQFWSRPWMAPAVYGWQLKRSLMRVGNLMHKVKAGVAVGDATAMKTLRFYHLALTQMHQLDGNLSDLSQMVKEIDQHREAMERQGLDPEQVRLDPAWLSTLKGYAG; from the coding sequence ATGACCGCGTTCGAAATCCGTCCCATGAGCCCCGAGCTCTACCGCCAGCAGACTCGCCGCATCGCCCTGGGCTGCGCCGGCCTCTTCATCGCCCTGGCGCTCCTGCTGTCCACCGCCGCCGTGACGCTGTTCGGCACGCCGGGCGGCGACAATTTCCGCTGGAACCTCGCGGGCGTGCTGCTGGGCCTGGGGCTGACCGTCGCCCTGGTGCGCCTGCAGTTCTGGTCCCGGCCCTGGATGGCGCCGGCGGTCTATGGCTGGCAACTCAAGCGCAGCCTGATGCGCGTCGGCAACCTCATGCACAAGGTCAAGGCCGGCGTCGCCGTGGGCGATGCCACGGCGATGAAGACCCTGCGCTTCTATCACCTGGCGCTGACCCAGATGCACCAGCTGGACGGCAACCTCTCCGACCTCAGCCAGATGGTCAAGGAGATCGACCAGCACCGTGAGGCGATGGAGCGGCAGGGGCTGGACCCCGAGCAGGTCCGCCTCGACCCGGCCTGGCTGTCGACCCTCAAGGGATACGCCGGCTAG
- a CDS encoding diguanylate cyclase, whose translation MDGQGKRSSTERSSPGAVQHRSRFVWRALAPRSLGLPVGALCLALPLWELGRPLWVWGLLFLFVFVWPWLALALSLRYRDPVRHERRHILLDSFAGTFWMAAAGFSPLATCVTFAMLQANNVAAGGIRFVGQGWLAQLAGVTVGLLVFGAQFHSALTLKHLLFCLPMLVIHPVVIGTTLYEMAQSVARSRRKLRTLSQTDSLTGVYNRRYWSELALQEFQRCGRGGGPSCLALIDVDNFKAINDTQGHLAGDELLARLGRALRANLRETDLIGRYGGDEFCVLLPQTREHGACTALDWMRERVVRDEQGQLGLSIGLAAYQPGMGSLEDWIRCADKALYEAKSRGRNQVVAHPQVQAGV comes from the coding sequence ATGGACGGGCAGGGCAAGCGTTCATCGACCGAACGATCATCGCCGGGCGCGGTTCAGCATCGGAGCCGCTTCGTCTGGCGAGCCCTGGCGCCGCGTTCCCTGGGCCTGCCGGTGGGGGCGCTGTGCCTGGCCCTGCCGCTCTGGGAGCTGGGCCGCCCGCTCTGGGTCTGGGGGCTGCTGTTCCTCTTCGTCTTCGTCTGGCCCTGGCTCGCCCTGGCCCTGAGCCTGCGCTACCGCGATCCGGTGCGCCACGAGCGCCGGCATATTCTCCTCGACTCCTTCGCCGGCACCTTCTGGATGGCGGCGGCGGGCTTCAGCCCCCTGGCCACCTGCGTCACCTTCGCCATGCTCCAGGCCAACAACGTGGCTGCCGGCGGCATCCGCTTCGTCGGCCAGGGCTGGCTGGCGCAGCTGGCGGGCGTGACGGTCGGCCTGCTGGTGTTCGGCGCCCAGTTCCATTCCGCGCTTACCCTGAAGCACCTGCTGTTCTGCCTGCCGATGCTGGTGATCCACCCCGTGGTGATCGGCACCACCCTCTATGAAATGGCCCAGAGCGTCGCCAGGAGCCGCAGGAAGTTGCGCACCCTGAGCCAGACCGACAGCCTCACCGGCGTCTACAACCGCCGCTACTGGAGCGAGCTGGCTTTACAGGAGTTCCAGCGTTGCGGGCGGGGTGGCGGTCCGTCCTGCCTGGCGCTCATCGATGTGGATAACTTCAAGGCGATCAACGATACCCAGGGCCACCTGGCCGGGGATGAACTGCTGGCTCGGCTCGGCCGGGCGCTACGGGCAAACCTGCGGGAGACCGACCTGATCGGCCGTTACGGCGGGGACGAGTTCTGCGTGCTGCTGCCCCAGACCCGCGAGCACGGCGCCTGCACGGCGCTGGACTGGATGCGGGAGCGGGTGGTGCGCGACGAACAGGGCCAGTTGGGGCTGAGCATCGGCCTGGCGGCCTACCAGCCGGGCATGGGCAGCCTGGAGGACTGGATCCGTTGCGCCGACAAGGCGCTCTACGAGGCCAAGTCCCGGGGGCGCAACCAGGTGGTGGCGCATCCCCAGGTCCAGGCGGGGGTCTGA
- a CDS encoding HIT family protein — MSLHGTYDPQNVFAQIIRGEAPCYKLYEDDDVLAFLDLFPQSFGHTLVIPKRSTARNILEIEPEALAKVMAVVQRLTRVLVDELQPAGVQVAQFNGAPAGQTVFHIHMHIVPRFEGEALGIHASKRAAPETLEALQARLLKHLS, encoded by the coding sequence ATGAGCCTGCACGGCACCTACGACCCGCAGAACGTCTTCGCCCAGATCATTCGGGGCGAGGCGCCCTGCTACAAGCTCTACGAGGACGACGATGTGCTCGCCTTCCTCGATCTGTTTCCGCAGTCCTTCGGCCATACCCTGGTGATCCCCAAGCGTTCCACCGCCCGCAACATCCTGGAGATCGAACCCGAAGCCCTGGCCAAGGTGATGGCGGTGGTGCAGCGCCTGACCCGGGTGCTGGTGGATGAGCTGCAGCCGGCCGGCGTCCAGGTCGCCCAGTTCAATGGCGCCCCGGCGGGCCAGACCGTGTTCCATATCCACATGCACATCGTGCCGCGTTTCGAAGGGGAAGCCCTGGGCATCCACGCCAGCAAGCGGGCCGCCCCGGAAACGCTGGAAGCCTTGCAGGCACGGTTGCTGAAGCACCTGTCGTAA
- a CDS encoding beta-ketoacyl-ACP synthase III, which yields MHNVVISGTGLYTPPNSISNEELVASFNAYVQAFNAENADAIERGEIEALAESSVAFIEKASGIKSRFVVDKDGILDPRRMVPRIPERSNEEWGILCEMAVAAARQALERAGRTPADIDGVIVACSNLQRAYPAVAIEVQAALGIQGFGYDMNVACSSATFGIQAATNAVQTGQARAILMVNPEICTGHLNFRDRDSHFIFGDAATAVIIERADQATSKHQFEVVGTKLLTQFSNNIRNNFGFLNRAAEEGIGTRDKLFVQEGRKVFKDVCPMVAELIAAHLQENGIEVAGVKRFWLHQANLNMNLLIARKLLGRDAEPQEAPVILDTYANTSSAGSVIAFHKHQDDLPSGALGVLSSFGAGYSIGSVILRKR from the coding sequence GTGCACAACGTCGTGATCAGTGGCACCGGCCTTTACACCCCGCCCAACAGCATTTCCAACGAAGAGCTGGTGGCCTCCTTCAATGCCTACGTGCAGGCCTTCAACGCCGAGAACGCCGACGCCATCGAGCGCGGCGAGATCGAGGCCCTGGCCGAGTCCAGCGTCGCCTTCATCGAGAAGGCCTCCGGCATCAAGAGCCGCTTCGTGGTGGACAAGGACGGCATCCTCGATCCCCGGCGCATGGTGCCGCGCATCCCGGAACGCTCCAACGAGGAGTGGGGCATCCTCTGCGAGATGGCCGTGGCCGCCGCCCGGCAGGCCCTGGAGCGTGCCGGACGCACCCCGGCCGATATCGACGGCGTGATCGTCGCCTGCTCCAACCTGCAGCGCGCCTACCCGGCGGTGGCCATCGAGGTGCAGGCCGCCCTGGGCATCCAGGGCTTCGGCTATGACATGAACGTCGCCTGCTCCTCCGCCACCTTCGGCATCCAGGCCGCCACCAACGCGGTCCAGACCGGCCAGGCCCGCGCCATCCTCATGGTCAACCCGGAAATCTGCACCGGCCACCTCAACTTCCGCGACCGCGACAGCCACTTCATCTTCGGTGACGCCGCCACCGCCGTGATCATCGAGCGGGCCGACCAGGCCACCTCGAAACACCAGTTCGAGGTCGTCGGCACCAAGCTGCTGACCCAGTTCTCCAACAACATCCGCAACAACTTCGGCTTCCTCAATCGCGCGGCCGAGGAAGGCATCGGCACGCGCGACAAGCTGTTCGTCCAGGAAGGTCGCAAGGTGTTCAAGGACGTCTGCCCCATGGTGGCCGAGCTGATCGCCGCGCACCTGCAGGAGAACGGCATCGAGGTGGCCGGGGTGAAACGCTTCTGGCTGCACCAGGCCAACCTCAACATGAACCTGCTGATCGCCCGCAAGCTGCTGGGGCGCGACGCCGAGCCGCAGGAGGCGCCGGTGATCCTCGACACCTATGCCAACACCAGTTCCGCCGGCTCGGTGATCGCCTTCCACAAGCACCAGGACGACCTGCCCAGCGGTGCCCTCGGCGTGCTCAGCTCCTTCGGAGCCGGCTACTCCATCGGCAGCGTGATCCTGCGCAAGCGCTGA
- a CDS encoding RNA polymerase sigma factor, with translation MSLPPDGDLLPRLLAGEQRAFRQLIDAYQGAMRAVAYAIVGQRFADEVVQDAWLAVVRNLDGFQQRSSLKTWLLTIVANTARSRLKQSRREVLLDDLPGPHGTLDEGRFAENGHWMAEVPAWHQDSPEALLAEEELRECLEKTLLGLSEMQRSVVLLRERQGLELEEICNVLGVSLSNVRVLLHRGRLKLFATLEHFEETGQC, from the coding sequence ATGAGCCTGCCCCCCGACGGGGACCTGCTGCCCCGGCTGCTGGCCGGGGAGCAGCGGGCCTTCCGACAACTGATCGACGCCTACCAGGGCGCCATGCGCGCGGTGGCCTATGCCATCGTCGGCCAGCGTTTCGCCGACGAGGTGGTGCAGGACGCCTGGCTGGCCGTGGTGCGCAACCTGGACGGCTTCCAGCAGCGCTCCAGCCTCAAGACCTGGCTGCTGACCATAGTCGCCAACACCGCCCGCAGCCGGCTCAAGCAGAGCCGTCGGGAGGTGCTGCTGGATGACCTGCCGGGGCCGCACGGCACCCTCGACGAGGGGCGCTTTGCCGAGAACGGCCATTGGATGGCCGAGGTGCCCGCCTGGCACCAGGACTCCCCCGAGGCCCTGCTGGCCGAGGAAGAACTGCGGGAGTGCCTGGAAAAGACCCTGCTCGGCCTGTCGGAGATGCAGCGCAGCGTGGTGCTCCTGCGGGAGCGCCAGGGACTGGAGTTGGAAGAGATCTGTAACGTGCTGGGGGTTTCGCTCTCCAATGTCCGGGTGCTCCTGCATCGCGGGCGCCTCAAGCTGTTCGCCACGCTGGAACATTTCGAGGAGACCGGCCAATGCTGA
- a CDS encoding anti-sigma factor family protein, with translation MLTCKELVARSSDLLDDQLSFRERLAMRRHLVLCRNCRRFIRQMKLAQAVVRQMPDEPPADADDLAERLARARRDAH, from the coding sequence ATGCTGACATGCAAGGAACTGGTGGCCCGTTCCAGCGACCTGCTCGATGACCAGCTGAGCTTTCGCGAGCGGCTGGCCATGCGTCGCCATCTGGTGCTCTGCCGCAACTGCCGGCGCTTCATCAGGCAGATGAAACTGGCCCAGGCCGTGGTCCGCCAGATGCCCGATGAACCGCCCGCGGATGCGGACGACCTGGCCGAGCGCCTGGCCCGGGCGCGCCGCGACGCCCACTGA